The Deltaproteobacteria bacterium nucleotide sequence TTTTGCCACAGTGTGCGTTACTTTCCGGGTGACAAATTGCAAGCCGCGGCGTGGAGATTCGTGGTTGAACAACATGCCGCAACAAGCGCCGATGCCATAAGCCTCCCGATAGGTTTGCGCGATGTGGTGACCATACACCTTGGCAACGGCATAGGGACTGATGGGACATAGCGGTGTGTTTTCATTTTGCGGTGTTTGTACGGCATGACCAAACATTTCGCTTGAAGACGCCTGATAAAATTTTATTTTTGGATTAACGTTGCGGAGTACTTCCAGCAGGCGCGCAACGCTGACGGCATTGACCTCCGCGATCAGAACCGGCGTGTGCCATGAGGTTGGTACAAAAGAAATGGAACCGAGATTATAAACTTCGTCGGGTTGAGTTTCCTCCACCAAGCGATTCAGACCGGTGATTTCCAGAAGATCAGCGTCAAATAAGGTAATGTCTTTGGCAATGTCTTTGATATTTTCAAAACTGCTACTGCGTGAAAAACGAGCGAGACCAAAAACCTTGTATCCTTTTTTCAACAAAAACTCGGCGAGATAGGAACCATCCTGCCCCGTAATTCCCGTGATGAGAGCGCGTTTCATGGTCTTGAAGCTATCCAAAAGAATAGTGCTGTCAATCTAACAATCTTGGAAATGAAATTCTGCCGACAAAAGGTTAGTGATACTGCTTTAACCAATCTTTGAAATCCGAAAGTATGGTGCAATTCATGTGTGATATTGCAATTATTGCCGTCTAAAATAGCAAGCATAATGCTAAAATAGACGGTAATTAAAAACGACCGCGGATTTTACGCAACAAATTTTGGATTTTGCCGATAACAATAGAGGGAATGGTGGAAAATGCTGGAATTTTCAAATTGTCATTCTGAGCCCTTCGCTTTGTCATTCTGAGCGAAGCGAATGTGTTCAGGATGACAACCATGAAAAACGCATTTTCCACCACTCCCATCCAATCAAAACAGGCCCAAGCCCAGTCCTCAATGACATCAACTTTTTGCTGACAGAATAGCCCGCGCCAACAGCGGCATCCATACGGGCGAATATTCCATCGGGCCGTAGGTGCTTGCGGATTGAATCAGAGACTTTGTTTTTTAGAGGATCCTCACGACAGTTTTATGGAGTCGGGAATGCAACTCAATCTTTCCGATGCAAATGCAATCCATTTCGCGATGACCTGTTCCTCGGGGCTTTTCAGATTGAGGCGATAAAATGTGGCGCGCCCTTCCCCCCTCTTGCTGACAGACCCCGCCTCAACGCTCTGGCTAAGATAGGTGACAAAAGTCTGTCTGGCCATTTTTTTTCTTATGATCGCACTATAGAGGTGTTTGAACTGGAGTTCGCCGCGTTTCACAAGCGGCCTCAAAATCGCTTTATGCAATGAATCGAGAGGTTGTCTGGCCAGAAACCGATTCCTCTTGGTTTCAAGACTTGTCTTGATGACCGATATAATCGACAGAACGATTGCCTCCAAAATAAACGAAACAAAGTGGTTGAGATTTTTTCTCTCAAGAGAAGAAAATATATTTTTAT carries:
- a CDS encoding GDP-mannose 4,6-dehydratase, which gives rise to MKRALITGITGQDGSYLAEFLLKKGYKVFGLARFSRSSSFENIKDIAKDITLFDADLLEITGLNRLVEETQPDEVYNLGSISFVPTSWHTPVLIAEVNAVSVARLLEVLRNVNPKIKFYQASSSEMFGHAVQTPQNENTPLCPISPYAVAKVYGHHIAQTYREAYGIGACCGMLFNHESPRRGLQFVTRKVTHTVAKIHLGLANEIQLGNLEAKRDWGYAPDYVEAMWMMLQQPKADDYVIATGKTHSIKDLLKCAFGFIKRPWQEYVRVDPNLLRPTDLEALVGDATKAKQKLNWAPKKTFEEMICEMIEADLKKLGNSGT